The region CAGTTGCTGAAAAATATCCTGAATTACAAGATTTAGACGTACAAGTTCTTTCAATAAGTGTAGACTCCACATTCGTTCATAAAATGTGGAACGATCATGAATTATCTAAAATGATCAATAAGGATATTCCATTCCCAATGCTATCTGACCAAGATGGAAGTATTGGAAAAATGTATGGAATTTATGATGAAGACAGTGGAGTTGAAACAAGAGGAAGATTTATTATCGACCCAGATGGCATAGTTCAAGCTTTTGAAGTTCTTACACCACCAGTTGGTAGAAATGTAGAAGAAACTATAAGACAAATAAAAGCTTTCCAATTAGTAAGGGAAACAAAAGGCAAAGAAGTTACTCCTTCAGGTTGGAAACCAGGAAAAACCACTTTAAAACCAGGAGCATATCTTGTAGGTAATGTTTGGAAAGAATGGAAGGTTAGTGAGGCTTTTGACGACTAATAACACATATATAATACAAAAGGCAGAGTTTAATATCTCTG is a window of Anaerosalibacter sp. Marseille-P3206 DNA encoding:
- the prxU gene encoding thioredoxin-dependent peroxiredoxin (Most members of this family contain a selenocysteine.); amino-acid sequence: MDNEIKVSCTRPNIKKHSENEAVKISETIKKEEDYKMIKVGKPAPKFTASAFHNGKFTNVSLEDYKGKWVLLCFYPGDFTFVUATEVSAVAEKYPELQDLDVQVLSISVDSTFVHKMWNDHELSKMINKDIPFPMLSDQDGSIGKMYGIYDEDSGVETRGRFIIDPDGIVQAFEVLTPPVGRNVEETIRQIKAFQLVRETKGKEVTPSGWKPGKTTLKPGAYLVGNVWKEWKVSEAFDD